In one Chloroflexota bacterium genomic region, the following are encoded:
- a CDS encoding Crp/Fnr family transcriptional regulator, producing the protein MPRSTDPEIAAAVRLSFLGRVPTASLMRLLDDALDFVVPAGGVIHPEGGPPFAMLVVSGLVRIVASSPDGRQATIRYGRNGAQLGFGSLFSELPNVVAAVALRNTRVVALRPGRARELATTNPAIAAALLAELSDRIIAYQGELIGSTFSGLRQKVARHLLDIAQPARGSGPLVAHVSQAALADAVGTSREVVVRVLRDLRAAGLIETGRDGVVLLAPERVHEESWPTTP; encoded by the coding sequence GTGCCCCGCTCGACCGACCCCGAGATCGCGGCCGCTGTCCGGTTGTCGTTCCTCGGCCGCGTGCCGACGGCGTCACTGATGCGGCTCCTCGACGATGCTCTCGACTTCGTCGTCCCCGCCGGCGGCGTCATCCATCCGGAGGGCGGGCCTCCATTCGCCATGTTGGTGGTCAGCGGTCTCGTGAGGATCGTCGCGTCGTCACCAGACGGCCGACAAGCGACGATCCGTTATGGACGGAACGGGGCCCAGCTTGGGTTCGGGTCGCTATTCTCGGAGCTCCCGAACGTCGTCGCGGCGGTGGCGTTACGCAACACGCGAGTCGTCGCGCTTCGACCTGGCCGTGCGCGCGAGCTGGCGACGACGAATCCCGCGATCGCCGCCGCGCTGCTGGCCGAGCTCTCCGACCGCATCATCGCGTACCAGGGCGAGCTCATCGGGAGCACCTTCTCGGGACTCCGCCAGAAGGTCGCGCGACACCTGCTCGACATCGCTCAGCCCGCCCGAGGTTCGGGACCCCTCGTCGCGCACGTCTCGCAGGCGGCCCTCGCCGACGCCGTCGGGACGAGTCGGGAGGTCGTCGTCCGGGTGCTCCGCGACCTCCGGGCCGCCGGTCTGATCGAGACGGGACGCGACGGGGTCGTGCTGCTGGCGCCGGAACGGGTGCACGAGGAGTCGTGGCCGACGACGCCCTGA
- a CDS encoding FAD-binding oxidoreductase gives MIDRYPAAILRCASNADVTAGIRFAREAGLEISVRSGGHNVAGFGTCDNGLVLDLSLMRSVDLDPAAGVARIGGGHTWGSFDAALANAGLHTTGGLVSTTGVAGFTLGGGIGWLQRRHGLACDNLVGADVVTADGTVVRADADGDPDLLWGLRGGGGNFGVVTSMTFRVHPVTSVTGGMAMFPAGRAAEVLQAFGELSASADDDLTLLVAMITAPPAPFVPADLQGRPAVAIAACHAGDAGAGERALRPVKALGPSADLLGPMPYNVLQAMLDPTAPAGQRQHWKSGYLRSLEPAFLTTLLEWSDRKPVPFGQVHLHQMGGAVARVAREATAFAHRDAAFTLNIIGTWDRADEDEAGIAWARGAFGAVAPWTDGVYVNFLGSEGEDRIRDAYGSATYARLAQLKRRLDPDNTFHLNQNIRPAAAG, from the coding sequence ATGATCGACCGGTATCCGGCCGCGATCCTGCGATGCGCCTCGAACGCCGACGTCACGGCGGGCATCCGGTTCGCCCGCGAGGCCGGGCTCGAGATCTCCGTGCGCTCCGGCGGCCACAACGTCGCCGGGTTCGGGACATGCGACAACGGGCTCGTGCTCGACCTGTCACTGATGCGGTCCGTGGACCTCGACCCGGCCGCCGGTGTCGCGCGGATCGGCGGAGGCCACACGTGGGGCTCGTTCGACGCCGCGCTCGCCAACGCCGGGCTCCACACGACGGGCGGTCTCGTTTCCACGACCGGCGTCGCCGGCTTCACGCTCGGCGGCGGGATCGGGTGGCTCCAGCGCCGCCACGGACTCGCCTGCGACAACCTCGTCGGCGCAGATGTGGTGACTGCGGACGGCACCGTCGTCCGGGCGGATGCGGACGGGGACCCGGACCTCCTCTGGGGCCTTCGCGGCGGCGGCGGCAACTTCGGGGTCGTCACGTCGATGACGTTCCGCGTTCACCCGGTGACGTCGGTGACCGGCGGCATGGCGATGTTCCCCGCCGGGCGGGCGGCGGAGGTCCTCCAGGCGTTCGGAGAGCTCTCGGCCTCCGCGGACGACGACCTGACGCTGCTCGTAGCCATGATCACCGCTCCGCCCGCGCCGTTCGTGCCGGCCGACCTCCAGGGTCGCCCGGCGGTGGCGATCGCCGCCTGCCATGCCGGCGACGCGGGCGCCGGCGAGCGTGCGCTGCGGCCGGTCAAGGCACTCGGGCCCAGCGCCGACCTGCTCGGGCCGATGCCCTACAACGTGCTCCAGGCGATGCTCGACCCGACTGCGCCGGCCGGCCAGCGGCAGCACTGGAAGTCCGGATACCTCCGGTCCCTCGAGCCCGCGTTCCTCACGACCCTGCTGGAGTGGTCGGACCGCAAGCCTGTCCCGTTCGGGCAGGTACACCTCCATCAGATGGGAGGCGCGGTCGCCAGAGTCGCGCGGGAGGCGACGGCCTTCGCCCATCGAGACGCGGCGTTCACGCTCAACATCATCGGCACGTGGGACCGGGCGGACGAGGACGAGGCGGGGATCGCCTGGGCACGGGGTGCCTTCGGCGCCGTGGCTCCATGGACCGACGGTGTCTACGTAAACTTTCTCGGCTCGGAGGGCGAGGACCGGATCCGCGACGCTTATGGGTCCGCGACCTATGCGCGGCTGGCCCAACTCAAGCGCCGGCTCGACCCCGACAATACCTTCCACCTGAACCAGAACATCCGGCCGGCGGCGGCCGGCTGA
- a CDS encoding EAL domain-containing protein: MSVTARPSDSPNPILVVDDDAGGRALVALGLRRAGFEVLEAASGEAALGVVESELIGLVVLDMGLPGMSGADVVRALRERPQTATLPVILMTGSGDEHSLVAGLGAGADDFLAKPVRLDELVARVRAHLRSGAAWLSAVEEELRSRSTVVEALGHLTLSVVPEEAAEAVVAELARRTASDFIAVSQLVDGDRLHELATYNRIAGVQRGGALLGPNLSRALVARARQGPWVEDIVPLKDDVPTPAFAAADLDVGAWASIYAGDAPVGILSLGVSRAGQRSTPARKGRLLAAAIDYASILSGVIGPGLAERAGTAAVRARLEGVLAARAFHPVFQPILELESRAVIGYEALTRFDDGTRPDLRFAEAASVGLGHDYESAVIEAALAEASSLPSHAFLSVNLSPGLVLERTDRLHELIRSTSRRLVLELTEHVPIDDYVALRAAIGRLGDVGIAVDDAGAGYASLHHILELRPTYAKLDISLVRGIEADGLRQALAAGLAYFAQRSGCHLVAEGVETEDEAAALERLGVEFAQGYLFGRPAPITADR; the protein is encoded by the coding sequence ATGTCCGTGACGGCGCGCCCATCCGATTCGCCGAATCCGATCCTCGTGGTCGATGACGACGCCGGCGGCCGCGCCCTCGTGGCACTCGGCCTTCGACGCGCCGGGTTCGAGGTCCTCGAGGCGGCGAGCGGCGAGGCCGCGCTCGGCGTCGTCGAGAGCGAACTGATCGGTCTCGTCGTCCTCGATATGGGACTGCCGGGCATGTCGGGCGCGGACGTCGTCCGGGCACTCCGGGAGCGACCGCAGACGGCGACCTTGCCGGTCATCCTCATGACCGGCTCCGGCGACGAGCACAGCCTCGTCGCCGGTCTCGGCGCCGGTGCCGACGACTTTCTCGCCAAGCCGGTGCGGCTCGATGAGCTCGTCGCCAGAGTGCGGGCGCACCTGCGGAGTGGCGCGGCCTGGTTGAGCGCCGTCGAGGAGGAGCTGCGTAGTCGTTCGACGGTCGTCGAGGCCCTCGGACACCTCACCCTCTCCGTGGTCCCCGAGGAGGCCGCCGAGGCGGTGGTGGCCGAACTCGCGCGACGGACCGCGTCCGACTTCATCGCCGTCTCGCAGCTTGTCGACGGCGATCGGCTGCACGAGCTCGCGACGTACAACCGGATCGCCGGGGTGCAGCGCGGTGGGGCACTCCTCGGGCCGAACCTCTCGCGCGCCCTCGTCGCCCGCGCCCGTCAGGGCCCGTGGGTCGAGGACATCGTGCCGCTCAAGGACGACGTGCCGACGCCGGCGTTCGCGGCAGCGGACCTCGACGTCGGCGCCTGGGCGTCGATCTATGCCGGCGATGCGCCCGTCGGCATCCTCTCGCTCGGCGTCAGTCGCGCAGGGCAGCGGTCGACGCCGGCCCGGAAAGGTCGGCTCCTCGCCGCCGCCATCGACTACGCGAGCATCCTCAGCGGCGTCATCGGGCCGGGCCTCGCCGAGCGTGCCGGTACAGCGGCGGTGCGGGCCAGGCTCGAGGGTGTGCTCGCTGCCCGGGCGTTCCATCCGGTCTTTCAGCCGATCCTCGAGCTCGAATCGCGCGCTGTCATCGGCTATGAGGCCCTCACCCGGTTCGACGACGGCACTCGACCGGACCTGCGGTTCGCCGAGGCGGCGTCGGTGGGTCTCGGCCATGACTACGAGTCCGCCGTGATCGAGGCGGCGCTCGCGGAGGCGTCGTCCCTGCCCAGCCATGCGTTCCTCTCCGTCAACCTGTCGCCGGGCCTCGTGCTCGAGCGCACCGACCGGCTCCACGAGCTCATCCGGTCGACCAGCCGGCGACTCGTCCTCGAGCTGACCGAACATGTTCCGATCGACGACTACGTGGCCCTCCGCGCGGCGATCGGGAGGCTCGGTGACGTGGGGATCGCGGTCGATGATGCCGGAGCCGGCTACGCGAGCCTCCATCACATCCTCGAGCTGCGGCCGACGTACGCCAAGCTCGACATCAGCCTCGTCCGGGGAATCGAGGCAGACGGGCTCCGCCAGGCGCTCGCGGCCGGCCTCGCCTACTTCGCCCAGCGGAGCGGCTGCCATCTCGTCGCCGAAGGCGTGGAGACCGAAGACGAGGCGGCCGCGCTGGAAAGGCTCGGAGTCGAGTTCGCCCAGGGTTACCTGTTCGGGCGTCCGGCGCCGATCACGGCTGATCGCTAG
- a CDS encoding PAS domain S-box protein, with the protein MSEESEARYRGLLEAAPDAMVVVDQGGEIVLLNVQAEKQFGYPRDELLGQRVTNIIPEGFAERLVADDLRSAADALAQQIGTGIELVALRKDGSEFPIEIMLSPLESAEGILVTAAIRDISVRKAAEGHLAQMEARYRGLLEAAPDAMVVVDQGGEIVLLNVQAEKQFGYPRDELLGQRVTNIIPEGFAERLVADDLRSAADALAQQIGTGIELVALRKDGSEFPIEIMLSPLESAEGILVTAAIRDISVRKAAENQLLQAQKLESIGRLAGGIAHDFNNMLFAIHGYAELLTEDLSAPDRVRFDHDGALLSVNAISQAAERAAALTAQLLAFSRQQVISPKVLDLNAAIKGIEPMVRQLIGDNVRLAIKLDSHAGHIRADPSQLDQILVNLVVNARDAMPDGGTVTIETTHVAFGERYEIGLFDVRPGSYVLLAVSDTGSGMDRETREHIFEPFFTTKELGKGTGLGLATTYGIVRQAGGHIAPYSEPGRGSTFKLYFPRADAAPEAEGPTLPLPAVGAGTVLVVEDQPAIRDMTTQLLTRSGYAVVALADGAEAMTWLTERGEPIDVLVTDVVMPHMSGIELAEWTMDRYPDMGIVLLSGYTAATLNLERVTARGAAFVSKPVTRAQLIAAVQQARARRQADPLKPTIDG; encoded by the coding sequence ATGAGCGAGGAATCGGAGGCCCGCTACCGCGGGTTGCTCGAGGCGGCGCCGGATGCGATGGTCGTGGTGGACCAGGGCGGGGAGATCGTCCTGCTGAACGTGCAGGCCGAGAAGCAGTTCGGCTATCCTCGCGACGAGCTCCTCGGGCAGCGCGTGACGAACATCATCCCGGAGGGCTTCGCCGAGCGGCTGGTCGCGGACGACCTTCGATCCGCGGCCGACGCGCTGGCACAGCAGATCGGCACGGGGATCGAGCTCGTCGCGCTGCGCAAGGACGGCAGCGAGTTCCCGATCGAGATCATGCTCAGTCCGCTCGAGAGCGCCGAGGGGATCCTCGTGACGGCGGCGATCCGCGACATCAGCGTGCGCAAGGCGGCGGAAGGACATCTGGCCCAGATGGAGGCCCGCTACCGCGGGTTGCTCGAGGCGGCGCCGGATGCGATGGTCGTGGTGGACCAGGGCGGGGAGATCGTCCTGCTGAACGTGCAGGCCGAGAAGCAGTTCGGCTATCCTCGCGACGAGCTCCTCGGGCAGCGCGTGACGAACATCATCCCGGAGGGCTTCGCCGAGCGGCTGGTCGCGGACGACCTTCGATCCGCGGCCGACGCGCTGGCACAGCAGATCGGCACGGGGATCGAGCTCGTCGCGCTGCGCAAGGACGGCAGCGAGTTCCCGATCGAGATCATGCTCAGTCCGCTCGAGAGCGCGGAGGGGATCCTGGTGACGGCCGCCATCCGCGACATCAGCGTGCGCAAGGCGGCGGAGAACCAGCTGCTCCAGGCCCAGAAGCTCGAATCGATCGGGCGGCTGGCCGGTGGCATCGCCCACGACTTCAACAACATGCTCTTCGCGATCCACGGCTACGCTGAGCTCCTCACCGAGGATCTCAGCGCGCCGGATCGGGTCCGTTTCGATCACGATGGCGCGCTGCTCAGCGTCAACGCGATCAGCCAGGCGGCCGAGCGCGCCGCCGCGCTCACGGCGCAGCTCCTCGCCTTCAGCCGCCAGCAGGTCATCAGCCCGAAGGTGCTCGACCTCAACGCCGCCATCAAGGGCATCGAGCCGATGGTGCGTCAGCTCATCGGCGACAACGTCCGGCTCGCCATCAAGCTCGACAGCCACGCCGGTCACATCCGTGCCGACCCGAGCCAGCTCGACCAGATCCTCGTCAATCTTGTGGTCAACGCGCGCGACGCGATGCCCGACGGCGGAACCGTGACGATCGAGACCACCCACGTGGCGTTTGGCGAACGGTACGAGATAGGCCTGTTCGACGTGAGGCCAGGGTCGTACGTCCTGCTCGCGGTCAGTGACACCGGGAGCGGGATGGACCGCGAGACGCGCGAACATATCTTCGAGCCGTTCTTCACGACGAAGGAGCTCGGCAAGGGGACCGGCCTCGGCCTCGCCACGACCTACGGGATCGTCCGTCAGGCGGGCGGCCACATCGCGCCCTATTCCGAGCCAGGGCGGGGATCGACGTTCAAGCTCTACTTCCCGCGCGCCGACGCGGCCCCCGAAGCGGAAGGTCCTACTCTGCCACTTCCTGCGGTCGGAGCCGGCACGGTCCTCGTCGTCGAGGATCAGCCGGCCATCCGCGACATGACGACCCAGCTCCTCACCCGCTCGGGCTACGCGGTGGTCGCACTCGCCGATGGCGCCGAGGCGATGACCTGGCTGACCGAACGCGGTGAGCCGATCGACGTCCTTGTCACCGACGTCGTCATGCCGCACATGTCCGGCATCGAACTCGCCGAATGGACGATGGATCGCTATCCGGACATGGGGATCGTGCTCCTCTCGGGATACACCGCCGCGACGCTCAACCTCGAGCGGGTCACGGCCCGCGGCGCGGCGTTCGTATCGAAGCCCGTGACCCGGGCGCAACTCATCGCCGCGGTTCAGCAGGCCCGGGCGAGGCGGCAGGCCGACCCGCTGAAGCCCACGATCGACGGGTGA
- a CDS encoding diguanylate cyclase has product MERTPLDPDEATQREEVGRTIDVLIVALFAFGVTQVAAGLAFGSPRSVIVGVLFAALTIWLAAFSRRALVHRPMASVVGPMAAALIVLPVVVAFLQPFVAGVAAVALLIPIAAALPILEGGILRRLMFLAWAGMIATLATGYIPDDPAVPVLAASLTRIWGLVLVSGVVLFLLYRSSERLKASSREFRRLFQLSSDLAETTEPAVLGEIVARHLAEATGYDDCVIYALAPETGRLAPFGSHPVGRALVTDPESLAERPMLGRVIHDRERIVLDSADEQADPTEQERLRALGRDVMLLLPLVAHGGPVGVAELTATGHRPLDERRLALARTLAFEAAMAIENGRLYQELRHRALHDPLTGLANRSLFHDRVEHALTRLARHKESTIAVLFIDLDDFKVVNDTLGHARGDRLLVLLGERLRTVVRPTDTVARLGGDEFALLLEEVASGDEALAVARRAIAAAALPLELAGQPVSISISIGVAHRSTAGASVAELLGEADAAMYEAKRTGKGRAVRFHPGLRGSAAAAG; this is encoded by the coding sequence TTGGAGCGAACGCCCCTCGACCCGGATGAGGCCACTCAGCGGGAGGAGGTCGGGCGGACGATCGATGTGCTCATCGTTGCCCTCTTCGCCTTTGGCGTCACGCAGGTTGCCGCCGGTCTTGCGTTCGGGAGCCCGCGGTCGGTCATCGTCGGCGTGCTGTTCGCGGCCCTCACCATCTGGCTGGCGGCATTCTCGCGCCGTGCACTCGTGCACCGACCGATGGCGTCGGTCGTCGGTCCCATGGCGGCCGCGCTCATCGTGCTCCCGGTCGTCGTCGCGTTCCTCCAGCCGTTCGTCGCCGGTGTTGCAGCGGTGGCGTTGCTGATCCCGATCGCCGCTGCCCTACCCATTCTCGAGGGCGGCATCCTCCGCCGGCTCATGTTCCTCGCCTGGGCGGGGATGATCGCGACGCTCGCCACCGGATACATCCCCGACGACCCGGCCGTCCCGGTCCTGGCCGCATCGCTCACACGGATCTGGGGTCTCGTGTTGGTGTCCGGGGTCGTCCTCTTCCTCCTCTACCGATCGAGCGAGCGACTCAAGGCGTCGAGTCGCGAGTTTCGCCGGCTCTTCCAGCTGTCATCCGACCTCGCCGAGACGACCGAGCCCGCCGTGCTCGGTGAGATCGTCGCCCGCCATCTCGCCGAAGCCACCGGATACGATGACTGCGTCATCTACGCCCTCGCGCCGGAAACCGGCCGACTCGCCCCATTCGGCTCGCACCCCGTTGGCCGCGCCCTGGTGACCGACCCCGAGTCGCTGGCGGAGCGGCCGATGCTCGGGCGGGTCATCCACGACCGGGAGCGGATCGTCCTCGATTCCGCGGACGAGCAGGCCGATCCGACCGAGCAGGAACGGCTGCGCGCCCTCGGGCGTGACGTCATGCTCCTCCTGCCGCTCGTCGCCCACGGGGGACCGGTCGGGGTCGCCGAGTTGACCGCGACCGGACATCGACCGCTCGACGAACGGCGGCTTGCGCTCGCCCGAACGCTCGCATTCGAGGCGGCCATGGCGATCGAGAACGGACGGCTCTACCAGGAGCTCCGCCACCGGGCGCTCCACGATCCGCTCACCGGCCTCGCGAACCGCAGCCTCTTCCACGACCGGGTCGAGCATGCCCTCACCCGGCTTGCGCGTCATAAGGAATCGACCATCGCGGTCCTGTTCATCGACCTCGATGACTTCAAGGTTGTGAACGACACGCTCGGCCACGCCCGGGGCGATCGGCTCCTGGTCCTCCTGGGGGAGCGGTTGCGGACGGTGGTCCGGCCGACGGACACGGTCGCCCGCCTCGGCGGTGACGAGTTCGCGCTCCTGCTCGAGGAGGTGGCCTCCGGCGATGAGGCGCTCGCCGTCGCCAGGCGGGCGATCGCCGCCGCTGCGCTTCCGCTCGAGCTCGCCGGCCAGCCCGTCAGCATCTCGATTTCGATCGGCGTGGCGCACCGCTCCACCGCCGGGGCGAGCGTAGCTGAACTGCTCGGCGAAGCGGATGCCGCGATGTACGAGGCGAAGCGAACCGGCAAGGGACGCGCCGTGCGGTTCCATCCGGGCCTCCGCGGGTCCGCGGCGGCGGCCGGATGA
- a CDS encoding zinc ribbon domain-containing protein, producing MASATIDLGAATAGWRHQRRIDSLAVAEPVRAARSRPPGSARRGQPRGRARYAYYTCTTRARRGSAACNQPRLSKAEVEAAILAQMTEAYADTGLVGAALEDAAAAGRTAQAEAEQAREGLTRDAAELRRKLGRYFAAFEAGELDAPLVQSRLAELQAQLAAIEARLAETPHPEAGSPAGPVEAAIVSWALSQALSQALGQVLRQGQRARTKALLRLLIGEIRVISPADIRPTYRVPAAIRIPDELVGEGGLEPPTGGV from the coding sequence GTGGCCAGCGCGACCATCGACCTCGGCGCGGCCACGGCCGGTTGGCGGCACCAGCGGCGGATCGACTCGCTGGCGGTGGCGGAGCCTGTTCGGGCCGCGCGATCGCGGCCTCCCGGCTCGGCGCGGCGAGGTCAGCCACGAGGTCGCGCCCGCTACGCCTACTACACCTGCACCACGCGCGCCAGGCGAGGGTCAGCCGCGTGCAACCAGCCGCGGCTGTCCAAGGCGGAGGTCGAGGCAGCCATCCTGGCCCAGATGACCGAGGCCTACGCGGACACGGGGTTGGTGGGTGCCGCGCTGGAGGACGCCGCGGCGGCCGGGCGAACGGCCCAGGCCGAGGCCGAGCAGGCCCGCGAGGGCCTCACGCGGGACGCGGCCGAGCTGCGCCGCAAGCTCGGGCGGTACTTCGCCGCGTTCGAGGCGGGCGAGCTCGATGCGCCGCTCGTGCAGTCGCGCCTGGCCGAGCTGCAGGCCCAGCTGGCGGCCATCGAGGCGCGCCTGGCCGAGACACCGCACCCGGAGGCAGGCTCTCCTGCCGGACCAGTCGAAGCGGCCATCGTGTCGTGGGCGCTCAGTCAGGCGCTCAGTCAGGCCCTCGGACAGGTCCTGCGGCAGGGACAGCGAGCCCGGACGAAGGCGCTCCTGCGCCTCCTCATCGGCGAGATCCGCGTCATCTCGCCAGCCGACATCCGGCCGACGTACCGGGTGCCGGCGGCGATTCGCATACCGGACGAGCTGGTAGGGGAGGGTGGACTCGAACCACCGACAGGCGGTGTATAA
- a CDS encoding helix-turn-helix domain-containing protein: protein MTPDHEVAIRTAIEELVAAIRAAVTESAPFGTVPDRLLSIDEAASALGIGRSRLYDEIGAGRLRSIKIGRRRLVAAGSIADFIAAVPAIETPGAAASREGSFHARRPTVSTAPASGLTVEAIADAQRLPTVTTRPGFERRWPHVRAELAAGRLSHRQTTRRLGVGTTTLARLVAADRGPAGGGVAGTPSPSLVGPGAASRNGRNPRERAAGGARATAGPVRAASMPVRAAARPVSRNG from the coding sequence ATGACCCCTGACCACGAGGTTGCCATTCGGACCGCCATCGAGGAGCTGGTGGCCGCGATCCGGGCCGCCGTCACCGAGTCCGCTCCGTTCGGCACCGTGCCCGATCGGCTACTGAGCATCGACGAGGCCGCAAGCGCGCTCGGCATCGGCCGCTCGCGCCTCTATGACGAGATCGGTGCCGGTCGGTTGCGCTCGATCAAGATCGGGAGGCGTCGATTGGTCGCGGCCGGATCGATCGCGGACTTTATCGCGGCCGTCCCGGCGATCGAGACGCCCGGGGCGGCCGCATCAAGGGAGGGCAGCTTCCATGCCCGCCGCCCGACCGTCTCCACAGCGCCGGCAAGCGGGCTGACCGTCGAGGCGATCGCGGACGCCCAGAGGCTCCCGACGGTGACCACACGTCCCGGGTTCGAGCGCCGCTGGCCCCACGTCCGTGCCGAGCTCGCCGCCGGGCGCCTCTCGCACCGCCAGACCACGCGTCGGCTCGGCGTCGGGACCACCACGCTGGCCCGGCTGGTGGCCGCGGACCGCGGGCCGGCCGGAGGAGGGGTCGCTGGCACCCCCTCCCCCTCCCTCGTCGGCCCCGGGGCAGCTTCGCGCAACGGGCGGAACCCACGGGAGCGTGCGGCCGGCGGTGCTCGCGCAACAGCGGGACCGGTTCGCGCCGCCTCGATGCCGGTTCGCGCAGCGGCCCGGCCGGTCTCACGCAATGGCTGA
- a CDS encoding site-specific integrase: protein MTESTARRTRRRSAGEGSVYRQGTRWRGAVTWTEPDGTRSRRIVSAPTAAEARDKLDVLRRELRLGTLAPAGPASTVVDFLTAWIERDRSRVRPSTWRQREMHVRCYLIPALGRLALARLSAADVERAIGGFMANGRPAIAEDRKHGQRHAPVSPLTARHVRATLRRALGDAARDGLVGRNAAADARPPYVAHRPVTYLAAPDVRRLLDATADAAHGPLYALAATTGLRLGELLGLTWPDVANGTLTVRRSLARAAGRGWELAQPKSARSRRSIPLPATAREALDRQRVRQDAARVAAGSAWQDRDGLVFTDAVGRHLSPDSVSVAFGQARDAAGIPRVPFRDLRHSAATMMLAEGVPLAVISEWLGHAGIAITASHYAAVVPALRHEAAAAMDRALTTVDRPQEIRP from the coding sequence ATGACCGAGTCTACCGCCCGACGGACCCGCCGACGATCGGCCGGCGAGGGGAGTGTCTACCGTCAGGGCACCCGCTGGCGCGGGGCTGTCACCTGGACCGAACCGGACGGCACCCGCTCCCGGCGGATCGTCTCGGCCCCCACCGCGGCCGAGGCCCGCGACAAGCTCGACGTCCTCCGCCGCGAGCTGCGGCTTGGCACGCTCGCCCCGGCCGGCCCAGCCTCCACCGTGGTCGACTTTCTCACCGCGTGGATCGAACGGGACCGCAGCCGCGTTCGGCCGTCGACATGGCGCCAGCGTGAGATGCACGTCCGCTGCTATCTCATCCCGGCACTCGGGCGGTTGGCCCTGGCCCGCCTCTCGGCGGCCGACGTGGAACGTGCCATCGGCGGCTTCATGGCGAACGGGCGACCCGCGATAGCCGAGGATCGCAAGCATGGCCAGCGGCACGCGCCCGTCTCACCGCTCACGGCTCGCCACGTCCGGGCGACGCTTCGTCGAGCCCTTGGCGATGCCGCCCGGGATGGCCTGGTTGGCCGGAACGCCGCGGCGGACGCTCGGCCGCCCTACGTCGCGCATCGGCCCGTCACCTACCTGGCAGCACCGGACGTGCGGCGACTGCTAGACGCCACCGCGGACGCCGCTCATGGCCCGCTGTACGCGCTCGCGGCGACGACCGGGCTCCGCCTCGGCGAGCTGCTCGGCTTGACCTGGCCGGACGTGGCGAATGGCACCTTGACGGTCCGCCGCTCGCTCGCCCGGGCGGCCGGTCGCGGCTGGGAGCTGGCGCAGCCGAAGTCGGCACGATCACGCCGGTCGATCCCGCTCCCGGCCACCGCCCGGGAGGCCCTTGACCGTCAACGGGTCCGGCAGGATGCTGCCCGCGTCGCCGCCGGCTCCGCCTGGCAGGACCGGGACGGATTGGTGTTCACCGATGCCGTCGGCAGGCACCTCAGCCCGGACTCCGTGTCTGTGGCGTTCGGACAGGCCCGGGACGCGGCCGGGATCCCGCGGGTCCCCTTCAGGGATCTCCGGCACTCCGCGGCGACGATGATGCTCGCCGAAGGCGTCCCGCTGGCCGTCATCAGCGAATGGCTCGGCCATGCCGGCATCGCGATCACCGCGTCGCACTACGCAGCCGTCGTGCCTGCCCTCCGGCACGAGGCTGCCGCGGCCATGGACCGGGCGCTCACGACCGTCGATCGCCCTCAGGAGATCCGGCCATGA